The window CTTCAAGCCCAACCCGATCCTGTTCAGCCGAGAGGTGGCGGTGGtgaacgagacgacgacggtggacAGGATATACCTGTGGAACTCAACGGCGCAGCCGGAGAGTTACGAGTCGAAGCCGATGCCCATGGCTGACGAGGACTCTTTCGCCGGCGTGCCGACGCACCTCGCCGAAGGCGGCGTTTCGTCCATCGCCTCTGGGGACCCCTTGCGAAGCCAAGCCAAGGCTCTCGTgcgacagcgacgaggggCCGCCAACGAACGGCATCCCGACACCGCTTGAGCCGgggaggcgacggcagcagggCGCGGAATATGCATGACGACATGCTTGTTGGATTCACACACGCAGCATGCATGTACCGTTGATagtcttttttttttttttgggtACGACCGACCACGAGTCGTCGAAGCGTGGCATGGTTTAGGATAGGGTCAAACGTTGGTGATGACATGGGGCGACTTCAAAAGCGTGGCATGGTTCAAGTAGGTTCAAAATATGGCGATGCAATGGACTCGATTGCCGGAGCGCGTGAGCCAACACTCTCGCCAGATACTGCGCTAGCGAGGCAGGCTTCCCGGACGAGGCGAGATTGGCAGGTCGAACGGCGGAAAGTGAGGCTGCTGCGGCGCTGAAAATGGCTTCTTCCATCGCGCGACCGAGTCTACTGGATGCGGCACGCACGCCATGCCGATTGAGCTCGGACGTTGGGGAGAATAATGGATTGGCGATGAGGAAGCACGGGCTGCAGCGGTTCATGCTGACCAAGGCGGCGAGTTCGCGAGGCCATCACGCAACGACATGCGGTGGCCCCAACCAATCGGCCAGCTGGACATGTGCGAGCGCACCAGCTGCGGTCCAAGGACGTTGAGACGCAAGCacgggcacggccgaggtgtTTGCTGACCCGATCTGGACGGACCTTGTGGTCGCATCAACCAAGGTGCGCTGCGCCATGGCGTTCCCTGGACGACGCGAGTTTTTCGACCAAGGGTTCATCGGATCGGACATGGAACATGAAACATCGGGCCCGGCATGGGTGGGGGGCGAGTCCATTCACCTCGCGGTTGTCGCGATGCCGGAGACACGGGAATAGCTGCGTGGTTGCGAAAAGGACGTAATATGCCAGTCGTCGAATGCGGCATTCTGCATTCCGGACATGGCAGGGATCGGGCTCGGCGGAGTCGGTGAATTCGGCGTTTCCGTGCGCTGGGCGGCGGGAACTGAACGGGACAGCCTTGGCGGACTCGGGATCGGGGAGGGGCAGGGTTCAGGTGGATCGGCGCCGAAAGCGGACGAGGTGCTTGGGCACAGAAAGCCTGGGCGTCTCCAGCCAGGTCCGTCTGCGAGTACTGTATGTTGTAATAttctacatgtacggagtaagcagTATAGTTGTAATTATGTACCACCGCTGTACGCTCAAGTATCACTGCTTGCAAGGTACAGTATCAAGGTACTACGCTCAAGCATCACTGCTTGCAAGGTACAGCATCAAGGTACTACGCTCAAGTGCCACTGCTTGCAACGTACAGCAACAAGGTACATACTGTACCTTGTAACTACTGAGCAGAATGAGATGCGGCGTCACGTCCACGTCAGGCCGAGTAGAGCAACggaaagaaaaagaaaaaagaaAAGTTTCGGTCGATGGCGCAAAAGGAAACCAAGCGACTGATCTCATGGCTGGCTGATTAGGTGAATGGTTTGCGTCAATGAATGAATGACGGAGCTGCCGgtgcgccgccgacgcgctcgTGCAAAGGGCCAGGAGCGGTGCTGGCGGCAAGCAAAACAATGGGCAGCCTCATGGAGAGTCGGAATGGCTGCTTTGTTTTGGACCCTGTTTGACTCCAGCGTCGCGTCGAGCCTGTCGCGTCCGTTGGGAGGTGGCGAACGAGCCGGATGGCCGCGATGCACAAGCGGCCAACTGCAACCAGTTCGTTGGTGAGCGAGTATTTACTTGGCAAATCGGCAGGTGCTTTGTAATGGGCGTAGGCACTAATTAGCCCTGGTTGCACACTGCATCACCAAgacctgtacttgctccgtagtGCTAGCCTGCCGTAGCGCCCTGTGCCTGGTGCGAGCTGcaaactactaggtacacaGCGCCCTGCCCGCTGTAGCGCCGCTGAAGCGCCTGCCTACCTAGCCTAGTCGCTGCCGCGTCCAGGCGGCCCGGAGGCGGACGGCCAGCCAACGCGATGGGCAAGGCTGCCTGCGTGGGGCCGGTTCGACACCAATGACCTCATGGCACCCCTGGCAACCTACCGATGCTTCCGGCGCCAATCAGCGGCGATTCAGCAGCAAAACGGGCATCATCGACTCCCACGGAAACAGCTTGGGCCGGCAGTGGGCTGCTGGTGGGCGCGGCCTTCCCGGCATTCAATACAAGACGTTACCTTACCCTCAACCCCAACCGTTAACCTTGGGCCTCCGCACCTTTGCATCGTTAGTTCTCGCTTCCGCTCACAAACACATCATTTCGGCTCCATCAATTCGTATCGCTTCGTCACAATCATCGTCTACATCGTCATCtcccatcgccatcgccatcgccatcgccatccatcctcgtcatcgtcgccttATTCCGTGGCCCTCGGCAACGACCGACATACGCGCTCCATCATCCCGACGATTGCTCGTTGTTGTCCGTTCGTACCGACCTCCCGTCAGCTGTGTGCCTCGATCGCTCGGCCAGCGGTGCAAGTGTTGCAGAAAAGCAGGTCCTTTCGAAACGCCTCCTTATACTCGTCCAACTCTCACCAACCATCCCGCGACGATCCCAGCCCCATCATGTCGAGCATCATCAGCATCGTCCTTCGGGCCGCGGCCCTGCTCTGGACCCTGCTCATCACGGCCCTCATCGGCAACGTCATCGCGACAAACATCAAcgccgccacctcggcgacggcggccgtcaacTTCACCatgttcgtcgccgtcctctgcTGGATCGTCTGCCTCTACggtctcgtcgccggcttcgtctcggcgctcggcgccgtcatggtcctcctcgtcctcgacgtcctcgccgtcctcttcaccttcatcgacgccatcgtcctcgccgccaagctcggcgccgtcaacTGCGGTAACATCCGGAACGCCGGCCTCTCCGACAGCTGGATCGGCTtcggctcggccgacgacgagaagcgTTGCCGCGAGATCCAGGCAAGCACCGTCTTCATGTGGTTCCTTTGGCTCTGCCTCTGCGGCGCTCTCTTCTTCACCATCAAGGAGTGGCGCGGCGGTTTCGGCGGTTCCATGCGCTCGTCGCGACCGAGCATGTCTCAGGTTGGCGTATGAGAAATCGGCGTCACGGCATGCCATGCCAGAAAGCCAATGCCCACCAACGCCCACCCACCGGTCGTTGCGTCACGCCATGCCATTTCCCCACCCGGTCGGGCCTGGTGCTCGCCGGTGATGCAGACCATGACGCAGTTGCGGCTGTCCATCGTTTGTCGTCGTTGTCATCGTCGTTGTACTTGTTGGGAAGGATGGTAATGAGAGTTTAGGCTTTGTTTCTCCGCTTGGACACGTGGGACAATGCCATGTATGATATACAGATTCAATGCCAGGAAGCCTTGGCCAGGGCCATCCGTGCCCATTGTGCTGTGCGTCGATTCGACTTCCACCTCTTGTTCGTCGTCTTGCTCGAAGGCGGAGGGGGGGTTCAGGCCGTTGGTTTGCAATGCCCACGGCAGCGTTATTCCGGCCTGGACGTCGAAGCTCAGCGCTCCGATCAATCAGTGCAAGCCTTTTCGTCGCATCCTTTGTCGTGCCCCGTCCTTCATGGCAACAGGTGCGGTTCAGGTGCGCATGTCGCCTTTTCATCGCATCCGTTGTCGTGCCCCCATCCTTCATGGCAGCAGGTATGGTCCAGGGGTGCGCATGTCAACTTCTCCCCCGCACTATACTCAACGCACCGAGCCACATGAAAGTCGGTTTCCTGACGTGTTCAGAACAGGATGGGAAAAGGCGGCGTCAACGTGGTCAAAAACACCATATGGGCCAAACGAACTCGagaccccccccctccccggcACGCTCTCGGTACCTCCGTACTGTCTAGCGCCATGGTGCTGGTATAATGTCATCGTTGTCGCAAAGTGCTGGAGCTCAATCACCGGTACGGGCTATTGGACCTCGTGAAAGTTGTGTGCGTAGCGAGCCGCCAGGCTAGCACTACTGCTGCAGTCTCGATGCATACGTATGGACTCGTCTCGTGCATCTCATGCACGCACCAGTCATGGTCGCCGACCGCTCTAGCAACTCTCCTTCACGCCCGCCTCTGATGCTCAAAACGGTGCACCACCCGACGACCGTACGAGGACATGAATGCCGTGACAAGGACGACTCAAGCAGCGGTCAACCTTCCGTTTCCATATCCACTTCATTCGTTTCATCACTGTGTCTGCGTGCGTCGAAATGGGTAGTATTGGCAAAAACTAGCTTTGAGCCTCGGGAGCGGCGCTCCCGTCCCCTATATGTTATTGTATGGCATCATCTTGGCCTCTGACCTCGGGAAGCTCGTCATCGCGCCCGTGGCATGTTGCGAATGCAGCGTGGGACCGGTATGTGGTGTCAAATTCTCTCCCTACCCTTGCGCTGCTCATCCATCGCAGCAGACGTGACGGCCTGTCGCGCTCTGCTCTGCACATCTCGCAGCCATCTCTCCCTACAGAGTtgcggcagcctcgacggcgccggcaaccTTGAACGCCGTCTTGTTCGTCCACCGCACCTCGACGTTGTGCATCCACTCCATGTACCGCGCCCAGCCTATCGTCATGCTGCGTcagccggccggccggccttGAGAGTAGCTTCGGCCAAGAGGGAAAACGTACTCCAAAAGGCAAACTTGCGCCCCACGTACTTTCCCACCCACGGCACGATCATCATGGTCAACATGAGTTGTAGCTGCTCGAGGCTACGCTCCCACTCCTCCTGCGCCTCCGAATCGGCCTCGGAATAGATGTCGCTCGTGGATATGGAGGGCAGGgagtcgacctcgtccttgtcgtccgTCAGGGACGTGTCGTGGAGGTCGACGAgagactcggccgccgtcatcgccattGCGCCCTCTTCCGACGTGATCGAGCGTTGGTGTAGCGGGATAGAGCCCGTCGGCTGCCGGTTCTCCTCGGGGGCTAGCCGTTGGCTGCCGGTTCGgtcaaggtcgacggcgcgcaCGGCACAGCTCGCAGCTCCGAGTTCAGGGAAGGTGACCTGACCTGACCAGCCGGTGTTGGACTCGGCAGCTAGACTCACCCTATGCTAGAGATGTCACCGCCGCAGGATCTGTGTCAAGTCGGTCATGGAGGGCCCCGcggttgtcgtcgtcgtcgttgtcgtcgtcgtcttcttcggcttcgtcgtcgtcttcgtcttcgccgtcgtctgtcgtcgtcttctccgtATCGTCCACCGAGTCTCAAGTTGACGGTTGACACCGCCGGTCCCATTGGGGTAGGTACCCACTACTTTCGACGTGATTGGTCAGGGTGTCATTGCCACCAGTGAGCAGCACCAGCGCGGCCGCGTCACGTGCCGCTCGAGGTGATTTGCCTGCCACCCAGAGTGTCCCCACGAGAAGCTACCCACCAATGACTTGGCCGCTGCTGATGGCATGACATTCGCGGCTCGGCTGACGCAACTGTCGAATCGAATCAGTTCCTCGACAACGTCTCATCAACTCAACTCGCCATCGAGCCTCGACCCCTATCGTTCGCCTTGATTGAGCCAAGTGTGCACGTGGGCCATTGCCACAGCTGatccggccgacggcaagaaACAGCAGCAGCGGACGGCAGCCATTGGCAGCACCATTGCTGGGAACAACGGACGAGCCGGCAACATCATTGGCCGATCGCGAGCGAACAGACGCGAGAAGGACCGGAAAGCGAGGGAAACGGGATTCGCCACCACGGCAGGTCGTGCAGTAACGGTATCTACAGTGAACGATCTGGTTCAGCGTCATGGATGCCCAGGTGAGTGACGCTCTGTCTCGCCAACTGCCCTACAGTGCCATTAGGACCGCGTCCGCCGAGGGGGGGTCCAAAAAAGCGTCGTCACTCCTCCACTTAAACATACGAGCCGAGTGGCTCATCCTTTTCTCACACCCCCATCGCCCTGTTCCACCCGAACCACACCAAAGCTCCACGCCCCGCTCACCCTGCCTGCTGCCAACTCTACTTACTGCACCGTGCCTTGCTGCTGTATTACTGAGGTACCAAGTTGGTACGTTCACACCACCAAGGGTacattgtacagtacgtgtgcagTGAGTACGTTCGCGCTTCGACCCCTCCACCGAGCACACAAAGCCCCAAGTTTCCTGCCCTCCCACTGGTCTCTTGACCTTTCCCTGCCCCCACCACATCCCTCACCACCACTACCACCACCAAATATCCTCTCGACCTGCCGTGAGCGGGCATACCAACTTTTTGAGTCACCCCATAtttcaccgtcaccgtcaccaccaccgacaccccgcctgcctgcctgcctgcctgcctgcctctgcTTCCCCTGCGTACGGctctcctccttcctcggcgctctcctcttcctcccagtCGGCCCATTTCCCTCGCTGACCGCTTTCCCTCCCGCCCAGCAGGAACAGGTGCCGGTCAGACGAAAGTCTCGCAAATCCGTCGCCTTCACAGCCGAGCAAATCGTTGTCGACGCAGACGGTTCAGTCACCATGGTCAACGCCACCGAAGAGTCCAAGGAGACGGCTCAGTCGCACACGTCCCGTACGCAGCCGCTctccgccgccctcggcgacttTGCTGATTCCTCCCAAgtcgccgcccacgacgcGCCCCCTGCCGAGGATGCTGGCCTGGACCTGTCGCTcatgaagaagaagaagaagcccaagaagaagacggaggatgccgagggcgccgccgacgacgacgatgctgcccaggccgaggatggcggcctcgacctcagcatgaagaagaagaagaagaagaaggccaaggaggtcggcgaagccgacgatgactTCACGGCGAAGCTGAAGCAGCTCGAGGTccaggacgccgacgagacgccCGAGGTTGAGCAGGAGGCGGAGGGGGATATGGACGCCGGCACCGGAATCTGGCAGCACGACGAGACGCGCGCTCTCGGCTACACCCTCCTGCTCCAGCGCTTCTTCAGCCAGCTGTCGCAGAAGAACCCGGATCACTCCCTCAGCGGAACCAAGAGCTACAAGATCCCCCCACCCCAGTGCATGCGCGAAGGCAACAGGAAGACCGTCTTCGCCAACATTGCCGACATCTGCAAGCGCATGAAGCGTACCGAGGAGCATCTTACCGCCTACCTCTTTGCCGAGCTGGGTACCAACGGTTCCGTCGACGGAAGCAGGAGATTGGTTATCAAGGGTCGCTTCCAGCAGAAGCAGATCGAAAACATGGTCAGGAAATACATCAGTTCGTCGTCCCCGTTTCCACGCCCGGCATCCCCCACGCCACCTTTGATTTCAGCTGCTGATGTCTCCCAGTCGAGTATGTCACTTGCAAGACTTGCAAGTCCCCCGATACCGAGCTTAGCAAGGGTGAGAACCGTCTGTACTTCATCACCTGCAACAACTGTGGATCGCGACGAAGTGTCACCGCCATCAAGACTGGTTTCTCGGCCCAGGTCGGCAAGAGAAAGAAGATGAAGGTCTAAGTGGCCTCGTCTCGCCTTCGCTACGCAAGCGCGCCTCGGTTGTTGGTGGTCGACTTTCAAAAAACCCCCCTGCCACCTCGTTTGCCCATCCCCGTACCGCTTtgtcggctccggctccggctccggcaagTGGTTGGCTTGGAGAATCATGCAAATCATTCACTCCTGTCAccacgaggaggatggctcACGAGCTGTGGAGGAGAACAAGCGTGAGGGATGAAAACAGGTTCAACGAACTAGCTCGCCGGCTAGGCACTAGGTGGTGGATGGGATCATGGGGTGTATCGCGGTCCATCTTGGAAGGGACCTTGTGTGGCGTATCTGGCGCGGTGGAGCATGTCAATATCGCATAAATCATCGTCTTCGACGCCACGAGCATACATCTTGTCCCTCTCGTAGTCAGCCCGTGATGGGCCGAATACAATATCCAGTGACGGCGTGACGTCGCAGCACCAAGCCGGTCGATCTCGGGGAAGGGGACGGCTCCATCACCAGTAACCAATGTTGTCTCACATAAAAAGCAGCAGCCGGGAAGACTCAAGTTGAATCTGCGCTTGTAGTTTCACGTGAGCATTATCCTGTCTGCCAGAGAGAGATGGACCCGTTCTATGCGGTCGCCCATGTATTCATTCGTGCTGTTACCCGCCTCCGTTGCAAATTATCTCAATCTGCCACAACCAGATCTCTGCTTCCACTCCATTCTTGTCTCCTTTCCCTTCCTTCTACTTCTTCTTTTCAGGCTCATAGCATGCTCTCAACCATGAAACCAATAGGACTTGATTGTTTGTCCCCAGTCCTCTGCTCCCGTCATTTTGTGTCAAGACACGGAAATCAAGTGTAGTCTGCCATCCCAGCACCGAGACGAACCAAAAAACACAACGCCATCCAATGATGGAACATAAACAAGCACGCAAAAAAAAATTACCCACATCACAGCCCTGGCCTGTCCCGTCTATTCCGTTTCAAACGAGACGGGGGCATGGCCGAATGGGGGAAAGGCTTCATGGAGATCGGCACCGGAGACACCGTCCTGCATGGCGTTTTCCGTCATGTCATCCACTTCACTCTGAGCCGTCTCGAAGGCAGATCGCACCCATTCCGTCAGATGATGCTTCTCCATGTACTGAGTGAGGACCTTATCCTCCCAACGCATGGCATCCATCAGCTTCGTCTGCTCGTTCTTCGAAAAAGATTGGAATCGACGATCTAGACCGTCGGTGAAGGCACCGAGCACATCCTCCGGCTTTGTATACCGAAACGGGTCACGTGCATCCTCTGCAAAGCCTGTTCGTTAGTCGTGTCATTCACCCCGACAGAAGGATGTGGGAAAACGTACGGAATCGGATGCAGTCTGTAAACATGGCGAACAGTTCTGTTTCAGCAATCCGCTCCAcgacctcggcatcgtccttGTGTTGCGTGTCGTTGATCTTGGCCCAGTCGTCGCGGATGAACAGACGCCTCCAGATcagcttcttcgccgccttgATCTCGTCACTCTTGCATGCGCTCTCAGCAACTTTCAGAGCCATCCAAAACGGGTGAGGGATTTCCTCCTTCGATTCGGGGCCCAAAGATACAAGTGTCAGAAGGTCGATGAGGTACATGGGGTCGAGCGCTTGGTGGTCCAGCAGCTTCTCCATGCCATCGGTAAACAGCTGCAGAAGGGCCTTTTGCCGTCTGGGAACGTTGGTGCTGTGCGCCTCGAGCGCAAAATTCAAAGCCGCCGCCTTGTCAACAGCGTCGTAGGTGCTCGGGAATATCTGGCCGTAGAGCTGATCCTGAATTTTGACAACAATCAACTCGTCGTCCACCTTTCGAAGTCTCTCTTCGCGGCGAGATTCGTCAGATTTAACCGTAAGCCCTTGCTGGCTCTTGGGCTTCTtttccgcctcggccatcaGTGCGAGCTTGCCGAGGCTCAGCTCAATCTTCCTCTTCCAGACCTGGTCCTCCCTCGTCAAGGCGAGGTCCAGCAACGTGTCGGCTGCGTGGGCCACATCCTTTTCCTGCTGAACATCGTGGATCCAGGAAACACGAGACAGGTTCGGTCTGCTTCGAAGGAACTTCGTCTTGAAACCAAGGGTATCCAGTCCAAAATCGAGAACGTCGGCGACACCGTGCTTCTCGAGCAGGTAATCGTACACGGGAAAGGCAAACGGTTCCCCGTATTTTCCAAACGAGTCCTCGAGTTGAGACTTTTTGGCCTGCCGCAGCGCGTTCAAGCTCTTGGTCTCGGCAGCCGTCAGCGTCGTGGTCGCCAGCCGAGACTCCAGCGCACCGATGTGTTCGAGCAAGATGACAGCCAAGGCGCTGAGGCAGCCGTGTTTCTCGGCAATCTTGGCACCCTCCTCCCACTTTCCGAACTGGGCGAGGAAGACAGGCTTGTTGTGTCGTTCGGTGTCGTACGTCTTGACGTATTCCTGTGCCTCTGCCTTGTTCTCCGAGTTGGCCAAGCCCCAGCGGGCGTGCTCCAGAACGGCGGTGAGCATGGCGTCGGTAACGGCCGGGAGGTCGTCGAAGATCTCGGTAATGACAGTAGGATCCGGCTGGTGCGGTGCTCTTGGCGCGGCCTGGACGTGCTCGTGCTTCTTGAACCATTGGTCCGCAAGGTCGCTCAGCCGTTTCAGATTATTCGCAATGTACATGCAACCAGTCCAAGGTTCCGGGAGCCCTTCGTAGCCATCGGGGAGGATTCCCATGCGCAGCTTCTCGTCTCCGAGTCCGTAGAGAGTCAGGTTGGCTCGTCGGAAATCGTGGGCGCCCTGGTGGGTGTTGACGTTGATTTGGATCGCCTCGCTCATCAAGACGGTAaccttgacgtcgtcgatggccttgTCTCTGTACAAGACCTTGATGACCTCGTAGGACCAAGCAACGAAGATTTCCAGGCGGTAGATGTCGTTGACGAACCAGTAGCGAACGGGATCCACATCACCCTTGTGGGCGGCCGGGCCGGTTTTTTGACCTTCTTGAATGAATTCGACAATCAGGCCGACCAAACTCTTCTTGTCATCCGCAGGCCGGTTCGCGGTGAATACTTCCTGCCGCTTCCAGAGAAGAGCTGCAACGTGCATCTTCTCGGCGTTGTGCAAAAGTTTCCAGCGTGTGCTTCGATCCAGAGTCGCACCGATGGCTCGAAGATGCAGTACGAGCCTCTCGAGCGCATCCGCGCGCGCGCGAAGGTTGTCCTCTAGGGAGACGGGTAGTGTCGATATGTAAGGGGTTGTTGAGCTCAAAATCTCCTGGCTGAcgtcgagcgccgccgcggccaatTCCTCCTTTGTGAAGTTGAAATCTAGTCGCCCGTCAAATATGAGCGGGTTATCCGTTTTGGCTCCGAAAAACACGGCCTGCTCCAGCTTGCTCTTCGCAGATACCTGAGGAGGCTGGTCGCTGGCGAacttgtcgacgtcggtcGTCACGATCCTCACGACGCCTGCACCTCGGACCATGAGGACAACGGCCGGGTTCTTGGTCTTGTGGCGCGTGATTCGACCCTCGTCGTGGGCGCCGGCCACCGGCAGCGACTCTTCCAAGCCGGATCCGAGAATTTCGTGAACTTTGTCTTCCCGAAAATCGATGACATCCTCGAAGGAGGCGGGCAGGATGCGGTTGTCCGACTGCAGCTGCGAGTCGGGGGACTCGGGCGGGATCGCCACAGAggcaaggacggcggcgcgatCGAAGACGACAAAGGCGACGAGAGCTGGGCGTGGAAGATAGATGCGAGGTCTTGCGCTCTGGGACGTGTCCGACAGGGAGAAGGGGGTGGAATAGGAGGTGATGGGTCGGACCATGCCGATCTGGCACTCGTCGCGCGACAAGATGGCTTCGATCAAGGCATATCGAGATACGTTACCTCGCGTCAAGCTGATGAGCAAGAGCAAGTGCTGGACGGCGGGgttgtcgtcggccatggcatcGCTCAGCCTGCTCAGCTCCAGATACTTGGGCTCGAGGCCCTTGGGGACAAAGGTGAAGTCGATGGCTTCCAAGGAGTCGGTAGGAAAATCCTGACTGAGCGGATCGGCGTCCTGGAGGGCGGTGGCGAGGCGCTCTC of the Drechmeria coniospora strain ARSEF 6962 chromosome 01, whole genome shotgun sequence genome contains:
- a CDS encoding MARVEL-like domain protein, whose product is MSSIISIVLRAAALLWTLLITALIGNVIATNINAATSATAAVNFTMFVAVLCWIVCLYGLVAGFVSALGAVMVLLVLDVLAVLFTFIDAIVLAAKLGAVNCGNIRNAGLSDSWIGFGSADDEKRCREIQASTVFMWFLWLCLCGALFFTIKEWRGGFGGSMRSSRPSMSQVGV
- a CDS encoding nuclear pore complex subunit; its protein translation is MFSPAVAEGGPATATRSRRRMRPKSSESLLQQPKAKRQRLPLSEQTFVEPAPQPEIPEAKPEKLAMVEAKSHDIPVIPMGTFHPTPRKESNLRTKKPKHGDRATNKGDGSLVLTSNNAFTVSKLPALPDRIRSDWTGTQHADIFSSFGYALTLTPAHAIVWPYNSTSQSPETFTFTLPSASKPSDPLPVGCLVSPSASSTEPGLVVVMSGSGKVVYWESISSAATFAFIKKDRSGVEYMTSGMSSGEKVVAITNAESAGFILTFNSGRLAYMAVRDSHGRPAISVQFLPSSLATSGSGIFGSIRHAFSHLSLRGDIAAVRADRSARVGERSIVALTSKGKLQSWKVHRGGHNEPCGEADLRERLATALQDADPLSQDFPTDSLEAIDFTFVPKGLEPKYLELSRLSDAMADDNPAVQHLLLLISLTRGNVSRYALIEAILSRDECQIGMVRPITSYSTPFSLSDTSQSARPRIYLPRPALVAFVVFDRAAVLASVAIPPESPDSQLQSDNRILPASFEDVIDFREDKVHEILGSGLEESLPVAGAHDEGRITRHKTKNPAVVLMVRGAGVVRIVTTDVDKFASDQPPQVSAKSKLEQAVFFGAKTDNPLIFDGRLDFNFTKEELAAAALDVSQEILSSTTPYISTLPVSLEDNLRARADALERLVLHLRAIGATLDRSTRWKLLHNAEKMHVAALLWKRQEVFTANRPADDKKSLVGLIVEFIQEGQKTGPAAHKGDVDPVRYWFVNDIYRLEIFVAWSYEVIKVLYRDKAIDDVKVTVLMSEAIQINVNTHQGAHDFRRANLTLYGLGDEKLRMGILPDGYEGLPEPWTGCMYIANNLKRLSDLADQWFKKHEHVQAAPRAPHQPDPTVITEIFDDLPAVTDAMLTAVLEHARWGLANSENKAEAQEYVKTYDTERHNKPVFLAQFGKWEEGAKIAEKHGCLSALAVILLEHIGALESRLATTTLTAAETKSLNALRQAKKSQLEDSFGKYGEPFAFPVYDYLLEKHGVADVLDFGLDTLGFKTKFLRSRPNLSRVSWIHDVQQEKDVAHAADTLLDLALTREDQVWKRKIELSLGKLALMAEAEKKPKSQQGLTVKSDESRREERLRKVDDELIVVKIQDQLYGQIFPSTYDAVDKAAALNFALEAHSTNVPRRQKALLQLFTDGMEKLLDHQALDPMYLIDLLTLVSLGPESKEEIPHPFWMALKVAESACKSDEIKAAKKLIWRRLFIRDDWAKINDTQHKDDAEVVERIAETELFAMFTDCIRFRFAEDARDPFRYTKPEDVLGAFTDGLDRRFQSFSKNEQTKLMDAMRWEDKVLTQYMEKHHLTEWVRSAFETAQSEVDDMTENAMQDGVSGADLHEAFPPFGHAPVSFETE